The following coding sequences lie in one Silvanigrella aquatica genomic window:
- a CDS encoding radical SAM/SPASM domain-containing protein yields the protein MSFLINFQALAMRKYGTTWSLRNIKNKQSILLKDDAADFWDFLLDNNSSRDINDYLKRFEEPEQVEKALNSLAEILINNDMLIINNEIINNKEHYNKLINFNNSENYNQLANELCEISLMESKILLTEIELTHACNFRCLHCYQPESWKQSKLPGNLLQWKKALDKLESLGVLYLIFSGGECTLLPYFRSLVSYARERYFDLSIITNGYYLNDSLCKFLLKMNLSKITVSVYGFDSNEYETFTKIKDSHKKVNQNILLAKSYGLPVCARIICTKYQKNLSNTLEFYKSHGIDTEIIYEMMNKIEKDDNSISEMVIKKHEISELLNNQLDIIPPSRSCTAGTLKIRIEPDGSIIPCELLRMKMANIFNDELNDLINKPLFKSTRNFVSKFNNTKSKNGCPVMGGLLNERILKNETS from the coding sequence ATGTCTTTTTTAATAAATTTTCAAGCATTAGCGATGCGTAAATACGGAACAACATGGAGTTTGAGAAATATAAAAAATAAGCAATCAATTTTGTTAAAAGATGATGCCGCAGACTTTTGGGACTTTTTATTAGATAATAATTCAAGTAGAGATATAAATGATTATCTCAAAAGATTTGAAGAACCTGAGCAAGTAGAAAAAGCTTTAAATTCTTTAGCAGAAATACTAATTAATAATGATATGTTAATTATTAATAATGAAATCATTAATAACAAAGAACATTATAATAAATTAATAAATTTTAATAATTCAGAAAATTATAATCAATTAGCAAATGAACTTTGTGAGATTTCACTAATGGAATCTAAAATTTTATTAACTGAAATTGAATTAACTCATGCATGTAATTTCCGCTGTTTACATTGCTATCAACCTGAATCATGGAAACAAAGCAAACTACCTGGAAATTTATTACAATGGAAAAAAGCACTTGATAAATTAGAATCATTAGGAGTTTTATACTTAATTTTTTCAGGTGGGGAATGTACACTGCTACCCTATTTCCGAAGTTTAGTTTCTTACGCACGCGAAAGATATTTTGATCTCTCAATAATAACAAACGGATATTATTTGAATGATTCACTTTGCAAATTTCTTTTAAAAATGAATTTATCTAAAATAACAGTCAGCGTTTATGGATTTGATTCTAATGAATATGAAACATTTACAAAAATTAAAGATTCACATAAAAAAGTAAATCAAAATATATTACTTGCAAAATCTTATGGGTTACCTGTTTGTGCAAGAATTATATGCACAAAATATCAAAAAAATTTAAGCAATACACTTGAGTTTTATAAGTCACATGGAATAGATACGGAAATTATATATGAAATGATGAATAAAATTGAAAAAGATGATAATTCAATTTCAGAAATGGTTATAAAAAAGCATGAAATATCAGAACTCTTAAATAACCAATTGGATATTATTCCTCCTTCAAGAAGTTGTACTGCAGGAACATTAAAAATAAGAATTGAACCAGATGGAAGCATTATACCATGCGAACTTTTAAGAATGAAAATGGCAAATATTTTTAATGATGAGTTAAATGACTTAATTAATAAGCCTTTATTTAAAAGTACTCGTAATTTCGTTTCTAAATTCAATAATACCAAATCAAAAAATGGTTGCCCAGTAATGGGAGGGTTATTAAATGAAAGAATACTAAAAAATGAAACAAGCTAA
- a CDS encoding radical SAM/SPASM domain-containing protein, translating into MNIVNFNRKKTAFISYPEFSLASVDNKTYEFHGAANDIIKKLNSIGFLDINNTSREVAETYDISLNESIKETSKLINELKKLNIIENNENLQKFENIQINQKNIENNTDVSHWNYAKLNLIPIRCKLNLTWRCNQKCSFCYNGDRENPVNSHLLCTKIQELSTEEIDDYLGQMKDAGTFFISLIGGEPLLRKDLDQILNITDKYQFAIDIITNGTLLTPQKVAMLKEHNIQQVFIPFFGSTSEMHNKFVKTENAFEKAVKGLKLLKEAGIRVGARSFITRNNFFQWEEVREMIYNMGADYLPSVQVHKSCDGKVDELSLRVTNEQLMELKNKGISMYDGHECLVGLARVDILPDASLAPCPLMVTPYGNLREKKFKDIWLNSPQVKRLRKLVQLRMDASDYGLEKASRCAHDAIWDDGGIIKLSSEAARLIKAFRETPRSNSSGC; encoded by the coding sequence ATGAATATCGTTAATTTTAATAGAAAAAAAACTGCATTTATATCTTATCCTGAATTTTCATTAGCTTCTGTAGATAATAAAACGTATGAATTTCATGGGGCAGCAAATGACATAATAAAGAAACTAAACTCAATAGGATTTTTAGACATCAATAATACAAGCAGAGAAGTAGCAGAAACATATGATATTTCACTAAATGAATCAATCAAAGAAACTTCTAAATTAATTAATGAGTTAAAAAAATTAAATATTATTGAAAACAATGAAAATTTACAGAAATTTGAAAATATTCAAATTAACCAAAAAAATATAGAAAATAATACAGATGTTTCTCATTGGAATTATGCCAAATTAAATCTTATTCCAATACGTTGCAAACTAAATTTAACCTGGAGATGCAATCAAAAATGTTCATTTTGCTATAATGGAGACAGAGAAAATCCTGTAAATAGTCATTTACTTTGCACAAAAATACAAGAACTATCTACTGAAGAAATAGATGACTATTTAGGCCAAATGAAAGACGCTGGAACATTTTTTATTAGTCTTATTGGTGGAGAACCTCTACTTCGCAAAGATCTAGATCAAATATTAAATATTACCGATAAATATCAATTTGCAATTGATATAATTACAAATGGGACATTACTGACACCCCAAAAAGTAGCGATGTTAAAAGAACACAATATTCAGCAAGTATTTATACCATTTTTTGGTTCAACTTCTGAAATGCATAACAAATTTGTTAAAACAGAAAATGCATTTGAGAAAGCAGTAAAAGGTTTGAAATTGCTTAAAGAAGCGGGAATACGTGTTGGAGCTCGCTCCTTTATCACTCGTAACAACTTTTTTCAATGGGAAGAGGTGCGCGAAATGATTTACAATATGGGGGCTGATTATCTTCCCTCAGTACAAGTTCATAAATCTTGTGATGGTAAAGTTGATGAACTTTCACTTAGGGTAACTAATGAACAATTAATGGAATTAAAAAATAAAGGCATATCAATGTACGATGGCCATGAGTGTTTAGTCGGTCTAGCACGAGTAGACATTCTTCCAGATGCTTCTCTTGCTCCATGTCCTTTAATGGTAACACCCTATGGAAATCTCAGAGAGAAAAAATTTAAAGATATATGGTTAAACTCACCTCAGGTTAAGCGTTTAAGAAAATTGGTTCAATTGAGAATGGACGCCAGTGACTATGGTTTGGAAAAAGCATCAAGATGCGCTCATGACGCCATTTGGGATGATGGTGGCATCATTAAGCTCTCTTCTGAAGCAGCACGCTTAATTAAAGCTTTTAGAGAAACTCCTAGATCCAATTCTTCTGGTTGTTAG
- a CDS encoding cupin-like domain-containing protein, whose translation MRNINFFLQYPFILKNFISDWSINKSDLNKTFTDKALPVEFFDSPNYHRLIFTKNLLLSDYLKNHFISNDNNEYCLISNIEVTKYFPEIIKTLKIPKQLENVPDLKITAFIAKANSSSAMHFHIQNNSLLCQIKGSKEIILLSPDIFYKIKPEYFWSKYFNHSKIDFRSMNVHFPLKSFKFTLNENDALFIPAYWWHYVENQSPSIAFALFYPQKCINYVPLKNKIHAFLGKKIESIRQKII comes from the coding sequence ATGCGAAATATAAACTTTTTTTTACAGTATCCATTTATTTTAAAAAATTTTATTTCAGATTGGAGCATTAACAAAAGTGATTTAAATAAAACATTTACTGATAAAGCATTACCAGTTGAATTCTTTGATAGCCCTAATTACCATAGACTCATTTTTACAAAAAATCTACTACTTAGTGATTATTTAAAAAATCATTTTATATCAAATGACAATAATGAATATTGCTTAATTTCAAATATAGAAGTTACAAAATATTTTCCAGAAATAATAAAAACATTAAAAATTCCAAAACAATTAGAAAATGTCCCAGACTTGAAAATCACAGCGTTTATTGCTAAAGCAAACTCCAGTAGCGCTATGCATTTCCATATTCAAAATAACTCACTTCTTTGTCAGATAAAAGGTAGCAAAGAAATTATACTTCTATCGCCAGATATTTTTTATAAAATAAAACCTGAGTATTTCTGGTCTAAATATTTTAATCACTCAAAAATTGATTTTAGAAGTATGAATGTACACTTTCCTTTAAAATCTTTTAAATTTACTTTGAATGAAAATGATGCATTGTTCATACCTGCTTATTGGTGGCATTACGTTGAAAATCAATCACCTAGTATTGCTTTTGCCTTATTTTATCCTCAAAAATGCATAAATTATGTGCCTCTAAAAAATAAAATTCATGCTTTCTTAGGAAAAAAAATTGAAAGTATTAGACAAAAAATTATTTAA